A region of Polyodon spathula isolate WHYD16114869_AA chromosome 4, ASM1765450v1, whole genome shotgun sequence DNA encodes the following proteins:
- the LOC121314383 gene encoding zinc finger protein PLAG1-like: MDTVIPGDLANVKDTQKVPAAAGRRKRGESKPRKNFLCQLCDKAFSSVEKLKVHLYSHTGERPYPCSQQDCTKAFVSKYKLLRHMATHSPEKIHKCNYCEKMFHRKDHLKNHLHTHDPNKEAFKCEECGKNYNTKLGFKRHLALHAATRGDLTCKVCLQTFESTGVLLAHLKTHAGKSSGGTKEKKHQCEHCDRRFYTRKDVRRHMVVHTGRKDFLCQYCAQRFGRKDHLTRHMKKSHTQELLKVKTEPLDLLDSFSCNLSLPIKDELHSMMSISSSELACKPFANTLQLNIYNSQIQPMQSVGPAHQMVTTSLPFGVTCPLDMESATLLPHQLSLKYQLGSTSCAISMPEKEQPLKGEIENYLMELQSSMPSSSQDTQSAASKLQLEALDDVPGDVSLSKSSASASDPLHSSSLDFSQLFNFLPLNGPPYNPSVSVGGLGISYTQDDTLSSLSQLPSQSQEPQHPGSVVGISHLQGLPSAFTTSLSTTTTLPCFHQAFQ, translated from the exons ATGGACACGGTCATACCCGGTGATTTAGCAAATGTTAAGGACACCCAGAAAGTCCCAGCAGCAGCAGGGAGACGTAAGCGAGGTGAAAGCAAACCTAGAAAAAACTTTCTGTGCCAGCTGTGTGATAAAGCCTTTAGCAGTGTTGAGAAATTAAAGGTGCATTTATATTCTCACACAGGCGAAAGGCCCTACCCGTGCTCTCAACAAGACTGCACCAAGGCCTTTGTTTCCAAGTACAAGCTCCTAAG GCATATGGCTACTCATTCTCCTGAGAAAATCCACAAGTGTAATTATTGTGAGAAAATGTTTCACCGCAAGGATCACCTAAAGAATCACCTTCATACACATGACCCAAACAAAGAGGCTTTTAAGTGTGAAGAATGTGGCAAGAACTACAATACCAAGCTTGGTTTCAAGCGTCATTTAGCCTTACATGCTGCAACCAGAGGTGACCTCACCTGTAAGGTCTGTTTGCAAACATTTGAAAGCACAGGGGTGTTGCTGGCACACCTGAAGACCCACGCTGGTAAGTCTTCAGGTGGGACCAAAGAGAAGAAGCACCAGTGTGAACACTGTGACCGCCGTTTTTATACCCGCAAGGATGTTCGTAGGCACATGGTGGTGCACACTGGGAGGAAGGACTTTCTCTGCCAATACTGCGCTCAGAGATTTGGTCGGAAGGATCACCTAACACGACACATGAAGAAAAGCCACACGCAAGAACTGCTTAAGGTCAAAACAGAACCACTGGACCTTTTAGACTCCTTCTCCTGTAACCTTTCTTTACCAATAAAAGATGAACTGCATTCGATGATGTCCATATCTTCCAGTGAACTTGCCTGTAAGCCATTTGCCAACACTTTGCAGCTAAACATCTACAACTCCCAGATCCAGCCAATGCAGAGTGTGGGACCTGCACACCAAATGGTCACCACATCCTTGCCTTTTGGAGTGACCTGTCCTCTCGACATGGAGTCAGCCACTCTCCTTCCCCACCAGCTTTCTTTGAAATATCAACTTGGTTCTACCTCGTGTGCCATTTCTATGCCTGAAAAAGAACAGCCATTAAAGGGAGAAATAGAGAACTATTTAAtggaactacaaagcagtatgcccTCTTCATCACAGGATACACAAAGCGCTGCTTCAAAGCTACAGTTGGAGGCACTGGATGACGTACCTGGGGATGTTTCactctcaaaaagctctgcttCTGCCAGTGACCCTCTTCACTCCTCTTCATTAGACTTCTCTCAACTATTTAATTTCCTGCCTTTAAATGGCCCTCCATATAACCCATCTGTTTCAGTCGGAGGCCTGGGAATAAGTTACACCCAAGACGATACTCTATCCTCTCTGTCCCAGCTCCCCTCACAGTCCCAGGAGCCACAACACCCTGGGAGTGTTGTGGGCATAAGCCACTTACAAGGATTGCCTTCAGCCTTTACAACCAGTCTAAGCACAACTACCACCCTGCCTTGCTTTCACCAAGCCTTTCAGTAG